Proteins found in one Herbiconiux sp. A18JL235 genomic segment:
- a CDS encoding cation:dicarboxylase symporter family transporter, with the protein MALRSRTTDTAPRRRRHLGSSHYLYIAVIVAVLAGAIVGLAAPQFAVQLKPVGDAFVALIKMMIAPIIFCTIVLGVGSIAKAATVGKVGGLALGYFIVMSTFALGIGLVVGNIIHPGAGLDIANASYDASGTKEAATTTKFLLGIIPTSLLSSLTAGNILQVLFVALLVGFALQKMGTKGTPILGAIRQIQALVFRILAMIMWVAPLGAFGAIAAVVGNTGFGAIVALGTLMIAFYITCALFIVVVLGSLLWLVGRVNIFRMMKYLGREYLLIVSTSSSEVVLPRLIAKMEHAGVSKPVAGITIPTGYSFNLDGTAIYLTMASLFIASAMGTPLSIGEQVSLLLFMMIASKGAAGVTGAGLATLAGGLQAHRPDLVDGVGVIVGIDRFMSEARALTNFTGNAVATLLVGTWTKELDREQLTAVLAGERPFDESTMSVDDHLGADEAAEVQREQHPVPAAAAASGSTTENPVTTAPAAQEPELVGSNAGGTRLG; encoded by the coding sequence ATGGCGCTCCGATCACGAACCACCGACACCGCACCCCGCCGCCGCCGGCACCTGGGGTCGTCGCACTACCTCTACATCGCCGTGATCGTCGCCGTGCTGGCGGGCGCGATCGTCGGTCTCGCCGCCCCGCAGTTCGCCGTGCAGCTGAAGCCCGTGGGCGACGCCTTCGTGGCACTGATCAAGATGATGATCGCCCCGATCATCTTCTGCACGATCGTGCTCGGGGTCGGCTCCATCGCCAAAGCGGCGACGGTGGGCAAGGTCGGGGGCCTCGCGCTCGGCTACTTCATCGTGATGTCGACCTTCGCGCTCGGCATCGGGCTCGTGGTGGGGAACATCATCCACCCCGGCGCGGGCCTCGACATCGCGAACGCCAGCTACGACGCCTCCGGCACCAAGGAGGCCGCGACCACCACCAAGTTCCTGCTCGGCATCATCCCGACCTCGTTGCTGTCGTCGCTGACGGCCGGCAACATCCTGCAGGTGCTGTTCGTGGCGCTGCTCGTGGGCTTCGCCCTGCAGAAGATGGGCACGAAGGGCACCCCCATCCTCGGGGCGATCCGGCAGATCCAGGCGCTGGTGTTCCGCATCCTCGCCATGATCATGTGGGTCGCGCCGCTCGGCGCCTTCGGGGCCATCGCCGCAGTGGTCGGCAACACCGGCTTCGGCGCCATCGTCGCGCTCGGCACCCTCATGATCGCCTTCTACATCACCTGCGCCCTGTTCATCGTGGTCGTGCTGGGCTCGCTGCTCTGGCTCGTCGGCCGGGTGAACATCTTCCGGATGATGAAGTACCTCGGCCGCGAGTACCTGCTCATCGTGTCGACCTCGTCGAGCGAGGTGGTGCTGCCACGGCTCATCGCGAAGATGGAGCACGCGGGGGTGTCGAAGCCCGTGGCGGGCATCACCATCCCCACCGGCTACTCGTTCAACCTCGACGGCACGGCCATCTACCTCACCATGGCGTCGCTGTTCATCGCCAGCGCCATGGGCACCCCGCTCTCGATCGGCGAGCAGGTCTCGCTGCTGCTGTTCATGATGATCGCGTCGAAGGGTGCTGCCGGGGTCACCGGCGCCGGCCTCGCCACCCTGGCCGGCGGACTCCAGGCGCACCGCCCTGACCTCGTCGACGGCGTGGGCGTGATCGTGGGCATCGACCGGTTCATGTCGGAGGCCCGTGCGCTCACGAACTTCACCGGCAACGCCGTCGCCACCCTGCTCGTCGGCACCTGGACGAAGGAGCTCGACCGGGAGCAGCTGACGGCCGTGCTGGCCGGCGAGCGCCCGTTCGACGAGTCGACGATGAGCGTCGACGACCACCTGGGCGCCGACGAAGCGGCCGAGGTGCAGCGCGAGCAGCACCCTGTGCCCGCGGCGGCCGCAGCGAGCGGATCGACGACGGAGAACCCGGTGACGACGGCCCCCGCCGCGCAGGAACCCGAGCTGGTCGGCTCGAACGCCGGAGGTACGCGGCTCGGCTGA
- a CDS encoding MarR family winged helix-turn-helix transcriptional regulator, whose protein sequence is MTHETPSDRADLAARLAFSIGRLNRRIRPASELTPGQVSALATIVTSAPIRPGDIARLERVAAPTVTRLLADLESRGLVQRSADPGDGRSFFVSPTAEGTEAIRVARDERAHRVLEVFDELSEEQVASIAAAIGALEAAAETTSA, encoded by the coding sequence ATGACCCACGAGACACCCTCCGACCGCGCCGATCTCGCCGCCCGGCTGGCCTTCTCGATCGGCCGGCTCAACCGGCGCATCCGTCCGGCCAGCGAGTTGACGCCCGGGCAGGTGTCGGCGCTCGCCACGATCGTGACGAGCGCGCCCATCCGCCCCGGAGACATCGCCCGGCTCGAACGGGTGGCGGCACCCACCGTGACGCGTCTGCTGGCCGACCTCGAATCGCGGGGCCTCGTGCAGCGGTCGGCCGATCCAGGCGACGGCAGGTCGTTCTTCGTCAGCCCCACGGCCGAGGGTACCGAGGCCATCCGTGTCGCCCGCGATGAACGCGCCCACCGCGTGCTCGAGGTGTTCGACGAGCTGAGCGAGGAGCAGGTGGCGAGCATCGCCGCGGCGATCGGCGCTCTCGAGGCTGCCGCCGAGACCACCTCCGCCTGA
- a CDS encoding response regulator: protein MNGEGPAGSAPSPDIRVLVVEDERLTAEAHAAYLARLPGFAVAATAGSGAEAMRAVRAAVSGAAPAIDLILLDVNLPDTTGIEFCRSLRAAGVETDVIAVTAVRDASVVRSAVSLGIVQYLIKPFGFAAFAEKLESYRDFHARIAGGTVTDQQEVDSTFAALRRDHGAPLPKGLTAETLERVRGALREAAPLGVSASELAASQQVSRVTARRYLEHLADTGAARREQRYGTPGRPEVEYRARARTPGAEG from the coding sequence ATGAACGGCGAGGGGCCCGCCGGCAGCGCGCCGTCGCCCGACATCCGGGTGCTGGTCGTCGAAGACGAACGGCTCACCGCGGAAGCGCACGCGGCCTACCTCGCCCGGCTCCCCGGCTTCGCGGTCGCGGCGACCGCCGGATCCGGAGCCGAGGCGATGCGGGCGGTGCGCGCCGCCGTCTCGGGGGCCGCGCCGGCCATCGACCTCATCCTGCTCGACGTCAACCTTCCCGACACCACCGGCATCGAGTTCTGCCGGTCGCTGCGCGCCGCCGGCGTCGAGACCGACGTCATCGCGGTCACGGCCGTGCGCGACGCGTCGGTGGTGCGCTCTGCCGTCTCGCTCGGCATCGTGCAGTACCTCATCAAGCCCTTCGGCTTCGCCGCCTTCGCCGAGAAGCTCGAGTCGTACCGCGACTTCCACGCGCGCATCGCAGGCGGAACGGTGACCGACCAGCAGGAGGTCGACTCCACCTTCGCCGCCCTCCGCCGCGACCATGGTGCCCCGCTGCCGAAGGGGCTCACCGCTGAGACGCTCGAGCGGGTGCGCGGGGCGTTGCGCGAGGCCGCGCCCCTCGGCGTCTCGGCTTCGGAACTGGCTGCCTCGCAGCAGGTGTCGCGCGTGACCGCACGACGGTACCTCGAGCACCTCGCCGACACCGGGGCCGCGCGCCGCGAGCAGCGCTACGGCACGCCGGGGCGGCCCGAGGTGGAGTACCGAGCCCGGGCCAGAACCCCCGGCGCGGAAGGTTGA
- a CDS encoding fumarylacetoacetate hydrolase family protein has protein sequence MKIARFSHQGAINFGIVDDGDLVVLNGDPMFAGYDTTGERVPLESATLLAPVIPRSKVVAVGKNYRDHVAEMGGGEAPAEPLLFLKPNTAVIGPGDTIVRPPQSNRVDYEGELAVVIGSVAKNVAAADAERVIFGYTVANDVTARDLQKTDGQWARAKGFDTFCPLGPVIETEFDLASATVETRLNGSLVQSAPLTDMIHSVPEIIAYVSAVFTLLPGDVILTGTPAGVGFVETGDVVDVEVSGIGVLSNPVS, from the coding sequence ATGAAGATCGCACGGTTCAGCCACCAGGGTGCCATCAACTTCGGCATCGTCGACGACGGCGATCTCGTGGTGCTGAACGGCGATCCCATGTTCGCCGGTTACGACACCACGGGGGAGCGGGTGCCGCTCGAGAGCGCCACCCTGCTCGCCCCCGTCATCCCTCGGTCGAAGGTGGTGGCGGTGGGCAAGAACTACCGCGACCACGTCGCCGAGATGGGCGGGGGTGAGGCGCCGGCCGAACCGCTGCTGTTCCTGAAGCCGAACACCGCAGTCATCGGCCCGGGCGACACCATCGTGCGGCCTCCCCAGTCGAATCGGGTCGATTACGAGGGCGAGCTGGCCGTGGTGATCGGGAGCGTCGCGAAGAACGTCGCCGCTGCCGACGCCGAGCGGGTGATCTTCGGCTACACCGTGGCCAACGACGTGACGGCGCGCGACCTGCAGAAGACCGACGGACAGTGGGCGAGGGCAAAGGGGTTCGACACCTTCTGCCCGCTGGGGCCCGTGATCGAGACGGAGTTCGACCTCGCTTCGGCCACGGTGGAGACCCGGCTGAACGGCTCTCTCGTGCAGAGCGCTCCGCTCACCGACATGATCCACTCGGTGCCCGAGATCATCGCCTACGTCTCTGCGGTCTTCACCCTCCTCCCCGGCGACGTCATCCTCACCGGCACCCCCGCGGGTGTGGGCTTCGTCGAGACGGGAGACGTCGTCGACGTCGAGGTCTCGGGAATCGGCGTGCTGTCGAACCCGGTCTCCTGA
- a CDS encoding GNAT family N-acetyltransferase → MPAALAATAADFAAAAHLLVDFNREYDDPAPEPAWLADRLAALSAAGDTSVLLTGEPPLGVAVLRFRENLWQPVLEAYLAELYVAPQHRGRGLGTALLDEVIAHARSRGAGYLDLNTSEDDLAARHLYDKRGFDCHEGRGSGPLAVYYELDLG, encoded by the coding sequence GTGCCCGCCGCCCTGGCCGCGACCGCTGCCGACTTCGCCGCAGCCGCCCACCTGCTCGTCGACTTCAATCGCGAGTACGACGATCCGGCTCCCGAGCCGGCCTGGCTCGCCGACCGGCTCGCCGCCCTCTCCGCCGCGGGCGACACGAGCGTGCTCCTCACCGGGGAGCCTCCGCTCGGCGTCGCGGTGCTCCGCTTCCGCGAAAACCTCTGGCAGCCGGTCCTCGAGGCCTACCTGGCCGAGCTCTACGTCGCCCCGCAGCACCGCGGCCGAGGGCTCGGCACCGCCCTCCTCGACGAGGTGATCGCGCACGCGCGCTCCCGCGGAGCCGGCTACCTCGACCTCAACACCTCCGAAGACGACCTCGCCGCTCGGCACCTCTACGACAAGCGCGGGTTCGACTGCCACGAGGGCCGTGGCAGCGGCCCCCTCGCCGTCTACTACGAGCTCGACCTGGGCTGA
- a CDS encoding NAD(P)-dependent alcohol dehydrogenase produces MPTSVPALVATSTTGPFENGTVERRDLRPGDVRIDIAYAGICHSDIHTVRGEWGATEYPLTPGHEIAGIVSEVGEGVSRYAVGDRVGVGCFVDSCRECAECLAGEEQFCQKGVIYTYGTVGHDGVRTQGGYSRQIVVDENYVVRIPDSLDLDVAAPLLCAGITLYSPLRRWKAGPGVRVGIVGMGGLGHMGVKIAHALGAHVTVLSQSLSKKDDGLRFGADEYVATSDPESLRALRGSFDLIISTVSADIDLDRFLGLLGTGGALVFVGLPENPQQFSMFSLTSARRIIAGSNIGGIRETQEMLDFCAEHGIAAEIETIAASEVDGAWDRVVASDVRYRFVIDAETIGG; encoded by the coding sequence ATGCCTACTTCTGTTCCCGCCCTCGTCGCCACCTCCACCACCGGTCCGTTCGAGAACGGCACCGTCGAGCGACGCGACCTCCGACCCGGCGACGTGCGCATCGACATCGCCTACGCCGGCATCTGCCACTCCGACATCCACACCGTGCGCGGGGAGTGGGGTGCCACCGAGTACCCCCTGACCCCCGGGCACGAGATCGCCGGTATCGTCTCCGAGGTCGGCGAGGGGGTCAGCCGCTACGCGGTCGGCGACCGCGTCGGCGTCGGCTGCTTCGTCGACTCCTGCCGCGAGTGCGCCGAGTGCCTCGCCGGAGAGGAGCAGTTCTGCCAGAAGGGCGTCATCTACACCTACGGCACCGTCGGCCACGACGGCGTGCGCACCCAGGGCGGCTACAGCCGGCAGATCGTCGTCGACGAGAACTACGTGGTGCGCATCCCCGACTCGCTCGACCTCGACGTCGCCGCCCCGCTCCTGTGCGCGGGCATCACGCTCTACTCGCCGCTCAGGCGCTGGAAGGCCGGCCCCGGCGTGCGCGTCGGCATCGTCGGCATGGGCGGCCTCGGCCACATGGGCGTGAAGATTGCCCACGCGCTCGGCGCCCACGTCACCGTGCTCAGCCAGAGCCTGTCGAAGAAGGACGACGGACTGCGCTTCGGCGCCGACGAGTACGTCGCCACCAGCGACCCCGAGAGCCTGCGCGCCCTGCGCGGCAGTTTCGACCTCATCATCTCGACGGTCTCGGCCGACATCGACCTCGACCGCTTCCTCGGCCTCCTCGGCACCGGGGGCGCGCTGGTGTTCGTCGGTCTGCCAGAGAACCCGCAGCAGTTCAGCATGTTCTCTCTCACGAGCGCCCGGCGCATCATCGCCGGCTCGAACATCGGCGGCATCCGCGAGACCCAGGAGATGCTCGACTTCTGCGCCGAGCACGGCATCGCCGCCGAGATCGAGACCATCGCGGCCTCCGAGGTCGACGGGGCGTGGGACAGGGTGGTCGCGAGCGACGTGCGCTACCGCTTCGTCATCGACGCCGAGACCATCGGCGGCTGA
- a CDS encoding MDR family MFS transporter encodes MTDSITGSTALAADTAPPDDQARLARRNKLVINLLLVSAFVVILNETIMGVAIPHLVTDLGITEVAAQWLSTAFMLTMAVVIPITGFLLQRFNTRPIFIAAMSLFSVGTLIAASSPGFEMLLVGRVVQASGTAIMMPLLMTTVMTLVPPATRGRTMGNISIVISVAPALGPTISGIILSTLSWRWMFILVLPIAVGALVLGFLRVQNVTEPRPTPIDVVSVVLSAFGFGGLVFGLSNLGEGAGDPVSSWVPLAVGVLGLGAFVWRQISLQRRSRALLDLRTFRSRTFGVAIVMMAISMMALFGTVIVLPFFMQDVLRLDALTTGLLLLPGGLVMGVLAPFVGRIYDRVGPTPLLVPGAFIVSGVLWGLTLVNENTSMWWVLAAHITLSVGLALMFTPLFTSALGSLTPQLYSHGSATIGTVQQLAGAAGTALFIAVMAGVTASTAAAGASEVGATAAGVKAAFLCGAVISLGGVVASFFVRRPANVAPGDEAVIDGAAGVAAEGAPLGH; translated from the coding sequence GTGACCGACAGCATCACCGGCTCCACAGCACTCGCCGCCGACACCGCCCCGCCCGACGACCAGGCGCGCCTCGCGCGCCGCAACAAGCTCGTCATCAACCTCCTGCTCGTCTCGGCCTTCGTCGTCATCCTCAACGAGACGATCATGGGTGTCGCCATCCCGCACCTGGTCACCGACCTCGGCATCACCGAGGTCGCCGCACAGTGGCTCTCGACGGCGTTCATGCTCACCATGGCCGTCGTCATCCCCATCACCGGGTTCCTGCTGCAGCGCTTCAACACGCGGCCGATCTTCATCGCCGCGATGTCGCTGTTCAGCGTAGGAACGCTCATCGCCGCCTCCTCGCCCGGGTTCGAGATGCTGCTCGTCGGTCGCGTGGTGCAGGCCAGCGGCACCGCCATCATGATGCCGCTGCTCATGACGACGGTGATGACCCTGGTGCCGCCGGCCACGCGCGGGCGCACCATGGGCAACATCTCCATCGTCATCTCGGTGGCCCCGGCGCTCGGCCCGACCATCTCGGGCATCATCCTCAGCACCCTCTCCTGGCGGTGGATGTTCATCCTCGTGCTCCCCATCGCCGTCGGTGCGCTCGTGCTCGGCTTCCTGCGCGTGCAGAACGTCACCGAGCCGCGGCCGACGCCGATCGACGTCGTCTCGGTAGTGCTCTCGGCCTTCGGCTTCGGCGGCCTGGTGTTCGGCCTGAGTAACCTCGGCGAGGGCGCCGGCGACCCGGTGTCGTCGTGGGTTCCGCTTGCGGTGGGTGTGCTGGGTCTCGGTGCCTTCGTCTGGCGCCAGATCTCGCTGCAGCGCCGCTCGCGCGCCCTGCTCGACCTGCGCACCTTCCGCTCGCGCACCTTCGGCGTCGCGATCGTCATGATGGCGATCAGCATGATGGCGCTGTTCGGAACGGTCATCGTGCTGCCCTTCTTCATGCAGGACGTGCTGCGGCTCGACGCCCTCACCACCGGCCTGCTGCTCCTCCCCGGCGGCCTGGTGATGGGCGTGCTCGCGCCGTTCGTCGGCCGCATCTACGACAGGGTCGGCCCCACGCCGCTGCTCGTGCCCGGCGCGTTCATCGTGAGCGGTGTGCTCTGGGGCCTCACGCTGGTGAACGAGAACACCTCGATGTGGTGGGTGCTCGCCGCGCACATCACGCTGAGCGTCGGTCTCGCCCTCATGTTCACGCCCCTGTTCACCTCGGCGCTCGGCTCGCTCACCCCGCAGCTGTACTCGCACGGGTCGGCGACCATCGGCACCGTGCAGCAGCTGGCGGGTGCCGCGGGCACCGCGCTGTTCATCGCCGTGATGGCGGGTGTCACCGCGTCGACCGCCGCCGCGGGTGCGAGCGAGGTCGGTGCGACTGCTGCCGGGGTGAAGGCGGCGTTCCTGTGCGGTGCCGTCATCTCGCTAGGCGGCGTCGTCGCCTCGTTCTTCGTGCGGCGGCCCGCGAACGTGGCGCCGGGCGACGAGGCCGTCATCGACGGTGCAGCGGGGGTCGCGGCAGAGGGAGCGCCGCTCGGGCACTGA
- a CDS encoding exonuclease domain-containing protein, with protein sequence MTGPGFATIDFETTGLQAGRHRAVEVAVVHSDADGTVTGRWDTLIDPGEGIGPGPTRIHRITAAQLRAAPRFAEIAPSLVGLLAGRVMVAHNATFDRRFLLAELAAAGHRSWAPAATLCTLQLSRQFLPHGPRSLAACCAAFAIELKGAHRASVDALATARLLGAYLDHSPARDGWNELLARAAAQPAPAGARVSGIGIDADATWVPRERAGGGVFAAPALPSFGFALG encoded by the coding sequence ATGACCGGCCCGGGATTCGCGACCATCGACTTCGAGACCACGGGCCTTCAGGCCGGGCGGCACCGGGCGGTGGAGGTGGCGGTCGTGCACTCCGACGCCGACGGCACCGTCACCGGCCGGTGGGACACCCTGATCGACCCGGGCGAGGGGATCGGGCCTGGCCCCACGCGCATCCACCGCATCACGGCGGCGCAGTTGCGCGCGGCACCTCGCTTCGCCGAGATCGCGCCGAGTCTCGTGGGGCTGCTCGCCGGGCGGGTGATGGTGGCGCACAACGCCACGTTCGACCGCCGCTTCCTCCTCGCCGAGCTGGCCGCGGCGGGCCATCGCTCGTGGGCGCCGGCCGCCACGCTCTGCACCCTGCAGCTGTCGCGGCAGTTCCTGCCGCACGGGCCGCGGTCGCTCGCCGCCTGTTGCGCGGCGTTCGCCATCGAGCTGAAGGGAGCGCACCGCGCCTCGGTCGACGCGCTGGCCACAGCCCGCCTGCTCGGCGCCTACCTCGACCACTCCCCCGCCCGCGACGGCTGGAACGAGCTGCTCGCCCGAGCCGCCGCGCAGCCCGCGCCAGCCGGCGCACGGGTCTCCGGCATCGGAATCGACGCCGACGCCACCTGGGTGCCACGCGAAAGGGCCGGTGGCGGCGTCTTCGCCGCACCGGCCCTGCCCTCCTTCGGCTTCGCCCTCGGGTGA
- a CDS encoding branched-chain amino acid aminotransferase, giving the protein MSIAETSTFPLRFEFTPSQAARDEAEREVILSDPGFGKHFTDHMVKIDWTIDAGWHDAAVIPYGPLLLDPSAAVLHYAQEIFEGLKAYRHADGSIHTFRPEKNAERLQRSARRLALPELSTDDFVESLKQLIAVDGAWVPDAPETSLYIRPFMIANESFLGVRPSQKVGYYVIASPAGAYFTGGVAPVSIWLSTEYSRAGRGGTGAAKCGGNYAASLLPQQEAYEHGCAQVLFLDGETGQHVDELGGMNVFFVHEGGKIVTPRLTGTILEGITRDSIIQLAHDRGLSVEERDVTIEEWREGVGSGTITEVFACGTAAVITPISALKSPDGTIGDENAPAGELTMSIRQELTDIQYGRIPDRHGWLTRLDA; this is encoded by the coding sequence ATGAGCATCGCAGAGACCTCCACCTTCCCCCTCCGCTTCGAGTTCACGCCCTCCCAGGCGGCGCGCGACGAGGCGGAGCGCGAGGTCATCCTCTCCGACCCCGGCTTCGGCAAGCACTTCACCGACCACATGGTGAAGATCGACTGGACCATCGACGCCGGTTGGCACGATGCCGCCGTCATCCCGTACGGCCCCCTGCTGCTCGACCCCTCAGCCGCCGTGCTGCACTACGCGCAGGAGATCTTCGAGGGCCTCAAGGCCTACCGCCACGCCGACGGCTCCATCCACACCTTCCGGCCGGAGAAGAACGCCGAGCGTCTGCAGCGTTCGGCCCGCCGACTGGCCCTCCCCGAGCTCTCCACCGACGACTTCGTCGAGTCGCTGAAGCAGCTCATCGCCGTCGACGGCGCCTGGGTTCCGGATGCGCCGGAGACGAGCCTCTACATCCGCCCCTTCATGATCGCCAACGAGTCGTTCCTCGGCGTGCGCCCCTCACAGAAGGTGGGCTACTACGTCATCGCGAGCCCCGCCGGCGCGTACTTCACGGGCGGTGTGGCGCCCGTGTCGATCTGGCTCTCCACCGAGTACTCCCGCGCGGGTCGCGGCGGCACCGGCGCTGCCAAGTGCGGCGGCAACTACGCCGCCTCGCTGCTGCCGCAGCAGGAGGCCTACGAGCACGGCTGCGCGCAGGTGCTCTTCCTCGACGGCGAGACCGGCCAGCACGTCGACGAGCTCGGCGGCATGAACGTGTTCTTCGTGCACGAGGGCGGCAAGATCGTCACCCCGCGCCTGACCGGCACCATCCTCGAGGGCATCACGCGCGACAGCATCATCCAGCTCGCTCACGACCGCGGGCTCAGCGTCGAGGAGCGCGACGTGACCATCGAGGAATGGCGGGAGGGCGTCGGGTCGGGAACCATCACGGAGGTGTTCGCCTGCGGCACGGCCGCGGTGATCACGCCCATCTCGGCGCTGAAGTCGCCCGACGGGACGATCGGCGACGAGAACGCGCCGGCGGGTGAGCTCACCATGTCGATCCGGCAGGAGCTCACCGACATCCAGTACGGTCGCATCCCCGACCGCCACGGCTGGCTGACCCGGCTGGACGCCTGA
- a CDS encoding ATP-binding protein, which yields MRRWSIATRLFVSQLVVILVLTGAAVLASWADARADVERDAAARSLAVAETIAHDPFVIEGVASSDPTATLQPYAVDIMDSAGIDFITIMSPERIRYTHRDPAEIGKQFLGTIDRALAGESFTETYTGTLGPSVRAVVPIEDAGGRVVALVSAGITVSNTQVALGGRIATVLLAAAAALALGALASWGVSRYLRRVTWGRGAEEMSRMFAYYEGVLHSIGEGLLLQDASRRVVLYNDRAAELLGLPRSSDGAPVAVSELPLAAPVAAALISAEVAVDEIVVTDTHVLVLDRDRVVSTPESGRARGRAQLVGTVTTLRDHTRLQELAGELDTMTTLSDALRSQTHEFANRLHTIVALIELGRAAEAAELASSQLAVSQQLADRILTALDEPVLLALLLGKAPQAAERGVTLELVIPGRVDVGGLPPHELITIVGNLVDNALDAVAGTEHPVVEVGIGADARGTFRIEVSDSGPGPGERLAESVFGLGVTTKTGEGHGIGLALVRQAARRLGGEVTVEGSRFTVTLPVPAESVR from the coding sequence ATGCGACGGTGGAGCATCGCGACGAGGCTCTTCGTGTCGCAGCTCGTCGTCATCCTGGTGCTCACCGGGGCGGCCGTGCTGGCGAGTTGGGCCGACGCGCGCGCCGACGTCGAGCGCGACGCCGCGGCCAGGTCGCTCGCCGTCGCCGAGACCATCGCCCACGACCCGTTCGTGATCGAGGGGGTCGCCTCTTCAGACCCCACGGCGACCCTGCAGCCCTACGCCGTCGACATCATGGACTCGGCGGGCATCGACTTCATCACCATCATGTCGCCCGAGCGCATCCGCTACACCCACCGCGACCCCGCCGAGATCGGCAAGCAGTTCCTCGGCACCATCGACCGGGCGCTCGCCGGAGAGTCGTTCACCGAGACCTACACGGGAACGCTCGGCCCCTCCGTGCGCGCGGTCGTGCCCATCGAGGATGCGGGCGGCAGGGTCGTCGCGCTGGTCTCGGCGGGCATCACCGTGTCGAACACGCAGGTCGCGCTCGGCGGCCGCATCGCGACGGTGCTTCTCGCCGCCGCGGCAGCCCTGGCGCTCGGCGCGCTCGCCTCCTGGGGCGTCAGCCGGTACCTGCGGCGGGTCACCTGGGGCCGCGGCGCCGAGGAGATGAGCCGCATGTTCGCCTACTACGAAGGTGTGCTGCACTCCATCGGCGAGGGGCTGCTGCTGCAAGACGCCTCGCGCCGGGTGGTGCTCTACAACGATCGCGCCGCCGAGCTGCTCGGCCTCCCCCGCTCGAGCGACGGCGCGCCCGTCGCGGTGTCGGAGCTGCCGCTGGCGGCTCCCGTCGCCGCCGCGCTCATCTCGGCCGAGGTCGCTGTCGACGAGATCGTGGTCACCGACACGCACGTGCTGGTGCTCGATCGCGACCGGGTGGTGTCGACGCCCGAGTCCGGGCGCGCCCGTGGTCGCGCGCAGCTCGTCGGCACCGTCACGACGCTTCGCGACCACACCCGGTTGCAGGAACTCGCGGGCGAACTCGACACGATGACGACCCTCTCCGACGCCCTGCGCTCGCAAACGCACGAGTTCGCCAACCGCCTGCACACCATCGTCGCGCTCATCGAGCTGGGTCGCGCCGCCGAGGCGGCAGAGCTCGCCTCCTCGCAGCTGGCCGTGAGCCAGCAGCTCGCCGACCGCATCCTCACCGCCCTCGACGAACCGGTGCTGCTCGCACTGCTGCTCGGCAAGGCGCCGCAGGCCGCCGAGCGCGGCGTCACCCTCGAGCTGGTCATCCCCGGTCGCGTCGACGTGGGCGGGCTGCCGCCGCACGAGCTCATCACCATCGTCGGCAACCTCGTCGACAACGCTCTCGACGCCGTGGCGGGCACCGAGCATCCGGTGGTCGAGGTGGGGATCGGGGCGGATGCGCGGGGTACGTTCCGCATCGAGGTCTCCGACAGCGGGCCGGGGCCGGGCGAGCGGCTCGCCGAGAGCGTGTTCGGCCTCGGTGTGACGACGAAGACCGGCGAGGGCCACGGCATCGGCCTGGCACTGGTGCGGCAGGCGGCACGGCGACTGGGGGGCGAGGTGACCGTCGAGGGTTCGCGGTTCACCGTGACTCTGCCCGTTCCCGCGGAGTCGGTGCGATGA